In a single window of the Flavivirga spongiicola genome:
- a CDS encoding zinc-binding alcohol dehydrogenase family protein, giving the protein MKYIVCEKPGQFLLKEKEPPVRKENEALLQINKVGICGTDLHAYAGNQAFFTYPRILGHELASEVLEIGENPRGIKTGDKVVVMPYISCGECIACRNGKSNCCTNISVLGVHEDGGMQEQIVVPSNILLPANNLSDNEMTIVEPLAIGAHAVRRANIKQGETVAVVGCGPIGIGIMKLAQIAGAKIIAIDTNERRLAYAKEKIGVEYIVKAGADATNKILEITNGDLCTAVFDASGNKHALEACPDYMSHGGRFVLVGLSKGVLTYTHSKIHAKETTLLCSRNATTDDFEYVISVLNQFPTESFITHNVPFTEMIEDFDSWLDAKTGVLKVTVDFK; this is encoded by the coding sequence ATGAAATATATTGTTTGCGAAAAACCAGGGCAGTTTCTGCTAAAAGAAAAAGAACCACCAGTGAGAAAAGAAAATGAAGCTTTATTACAGATTAATAAAGTTGGTATTTGTGGAACGGATTTACATGCTTATGCTGGAAATCAGGCATTTTTTACATATCCAAGAATTTTAGGGCATGAGTTGGCTTCAGAGGTTTTGGAAATTGGAGAAAACCCAAGAGGTATTAAAACAGGAGATAAAGTAGTGGTCATGCCATATATTAGTTGTGGAGAATGTATAGCCTGTAGAAACGGGAAGAGCAATTGCTGTACAAATATATCTGTGTTGGGGGTTCACGAAGATGGCGGAATGCAAGAGCAAATAGTGGTGCCATCAAATATTTTGTTGCCTGCGAATAACCTTTCTGATAATGAGATGACAATCGTAGAGCCACTCGCAATTGGTGCACATGCGGTAAGGAGAGCAAATATAAAACAGGGAGAAACAGTGGCAGTTGTAGGCTGTGGTCCTATAGGGATTGGTATTATGAAATTAGCTCAGATTGCAGGAGCAAAAATAATTGCTATTGATACGAATGAGCGACGCTTAGCCTATGCTAAAGAAAAAATTGGTGTGGAATATATAGTAAAAGCAGGAGCCGATGCTACCAACAAAATATTAGAAATCACCAATGGCGATTTATGTACAGCAGTATTTGATGCCTCAGGAAATAAACATGCTTTAGAAGCCTGCCCGGATTATATGTCACATGGAGGGCGTTTTGTTTTAGTAGGATTGTCAAAAGGAGTATTGACCTATACACACTCAAAGATTCATGCCAAGGAAACAACTTTATTATGTAGTCGTAATGCAACTACCGATGATTTTGAATATGTAATTAGTGTGTTGAACCAATTTCCTACGGAATCTTTTATTACGCATAATGTGCCATTTACCGAAATGATCGAAGATTTTGATAGTTGGTTAGATGCTAAAACAGGTGTTCTAAAAGTAACGGTTGATTTTAAATAG
- a CDS encoding 6-phosphofructokinase, translating into MKESVVIICGGGPAPGINTVISTLAKTFIKDDYEVIGVHYGYQGLLSDNPLLEFFDFHKADRIFNKGGSTLIMSRFKPKEYDFKVNFFLKYNVKLLVTIGGDDTASTANRLSKYLLKQGLKMAHIHVPKTIDNDLPLPNRNPTFGFHSAKDQGVRIGNTVYEDARTSDNWFVVSAMGRSAGHLAFGISSACHFPMMIIPEMFNKTKITFDKIINLIISSIIKSKIKGVEYGVVMISEGVFHLMEEEEILDSGINFTYDDHGHPELGNVSKSHIFNYLLQIKLKELGLKVKSRPVEIGYELRCCNPIAFDLTLCTLLAIGVKKLFDQGYSECIVSANSNGDITPLFLKDFEDEQGKVPPRLVEINSDMTQLFIKNLFYIEETDYKKVNKYLKYPEEYDFKKILNWVR; encoded by the coding sequence ATGAAAGAATCAGTAGTTATAATATGTGGAGGTGGACCTGCTCCAGGTATAAATACTGTGATAAGTACTTTGGCTAAAACCTTTATTAAGGATGATTATGAGGTTATTGGTGTGCATTATGGCTATCAAGGATTATTATCTGATAATCCATTATTAGAATTTTTCGATTTTCATAAAGCAGATCGTATTTTTAACAAAGGAGGTTCTACGTTAATTATGAGTAGGTTTAAACCAAAAGAGTATGATTTTAAAGTCAATTTTTTTCTAAAATATAATGTAAAACTATTGGTGACTATTGGAGGAGATGACACAGCTTCTACGGCAAATAGATTATCAAAATATCTTTTGAAACAAGGACTAAAAATGGCACATATTCATGTTCCTAAAACTATAGATAATGATTTGCCTTTACCAAACAGGAATCCTACGTTTGGGTTTCATTCAGCGAAGGACCAGGGTGTTCGCATTGGGAATACTGTTTATGAAGATGCTAGAACAAGCGATAATTGGTTTGTTGTTTCTGCAATGGGAAGGTCTGCTGGTCATTTGGCATTTGGAATATCCTCAGCATGCCATTTTCCTATGATGATTATTCCGGAAATGTTCAACAAAACAAAAATCACATTTGATAAAATAATTAATCTTATTATTTCGTCAATTATTAAAAGTAAAATAAAAGGTGTTGAATATGGTGTTGTAATGATAAGTGAAGGCGTTTTTCATCTCATGGAAGAAGAGGAAATACTAGATTCTGGGATTAATTTTACCTATGATGATCATGGACATCCAGAGCTTGGAAATGTTAGCAAGTCGCACATTTTTAATTATTTATTGCAAATAAAACTAAAGGAATTAGGATTAAAAGTAAAATCAAGACCTGTTGAAATCGGATATGAATTAAGATGCTGTAATCCAATTGCTTTTGATTTAACATTGTGTACTCTACTTGCCATTGGCGTTAAGAAATTATTTGATCAAGGGTATTCAGAATGCATCGTTAGTGCAAATTCAAATGGAGATATAACCCCATTATTTTTAAAAGATTTTGAAGACGAACAAGGAAAAGTACCTCCAAGATTAGTGGAAATCAATTCTGATATGACACAATTATTCATAAAAAATCTTTTCTATATAGAAGAAACAGATTATAAAAAAGTAAATAAATATTTAAAATACCCAGAAGAATATGATTTCAAAAAAATATTGAACTGGGTTAGATAA
- a CDS encoding glycoside hydrolase family 38 N-terminal domain-containing protein: MNNKISILTLGICALMLNISCNFNKTEKIKGETNVAVDDSGELENKITNNLTGNVSTDFFNMPEDKRLTTIINDSITCVTQPYFKYHENGKAGREIKLVFKENTYTGKLKVALTSKKNKKRYVLDLVKEVDEYSLLLEEGLSVNQDDVIDISIKIGDTSISKKITVPKKRLWTVYLYPHSHIDIGYTNTQKNCEIIHTRNLVNGIKLGEKTANYPKGSQYLWNPEGLWPVERYLNKASEEEKKMIIEGVQKGYLRLDAGYANIMTSDTNGEELIEYLKFGKKYEKLTGKPIETLVQVDVPGMTWGVVPVASKMGIKYCLSFNNGYDRVGRSTLHSFKPFWWSDVTGKNKMLFLQAGSYNPGALIKGHKFWPKMAGQTDPSKLLQIVKTENPRENFVEPYINKILPQLEASDYYPYDIFVMSWAMADNTPIDADLPDAVKSWNEEYAYPKLVIAGATDILKTFERKYGDDLPELKGDFTEHWTDGLGTAARQTAINRETKERLLQAETLWTMLKPTIPVNREKFDEAWRNVILGTEHTWCYMVPDQQPLSGEILDVKFDHFEKSKKFSQELLLEALDAVAKKDSEVFGVFNTLSWNRSGVVKVPAGQSKNYNSVLNEKGVFVESQKLSTGELLFYVKNIPAYGTKKYRLTRTDKKASEILAKENVLDNGIVKVTIDNETGDISSIVRDGEEFVKQGSGFSVNNYKYLKGNDSPDKAFGTSNSAYSIKENGPLVATIVVESDAEGANKLIREVTVIKNEPYIEINNIVDKIDIKDKEGVHFGFAFNMKNPKMVADIPWGKIEIDKEQLLGANRNWITVRRWVDISEGTKSVAWTSLDVPVFEVGDIRANIIGSASESKEWVPKLEPNGIIYSWAMNNHWHTNFQLSQKGRHSFKYAILPYNTESNIALANHFGNEQFQPLVVSAIEKGVDETSLLEIIGNPLVFSTVFKTSEDGKSALIRLRSLSDRDELVDLDWKSKKPSGVYSYNMRNGNQGEHLKGKITVPALDFLTLKVVW, encoded by the coding sequence ATGAATAATAAAATATCAATACTTACTCTAGGTATATGTGCTTTGATGCTTAATATATCATGCAATTTTAATAAAACCGAAAAAATAAAGGGTGAAACGAATGTAGCGGTTGATGATTCTGGTGAACTTGAAAACAAGATTACAAATAACCTTACAGGTAATGTGTCTACTGATTTTTTTAACATGCCTGAAGATAAGCGTTTAACAACAATTATAAACGATAGTATTACCTGTGTTACACAACCTTATTTTAAATATCATGAAAATGGTAAGGCAGGTAGAGAAATAAAATTGGTTTTTAAGGAGAACACATATACAGGTAAATTGAAGGTTGCCTTAACATCGAAAAAAAATAAGAAGAGGTATGTTTTAGATTTAGTAAAAGAGGTTGACGAATATTCATTATTACTTGAAGAAGGGCTGTCAGTAAATCAAGATGATGTTATTGATATTTCGATAAAAATAGGAGATACATCAATTTCAAAAAAAATAACAGTCCCTAAAAAAAGGCTGTGGACGGTTTATTTATATCCCCATTCACATATAGATATTGGATATACCAATACTCAAAAGAATTGTGAAATAATCCATACTCGTAATTTGGTTAATGGTATTAAGTTAGGGGAAAAAACAGCAAACTACCCTAAAGGATCACAATATTTATGGAACCCTGAAGGTCTTTGGCCTGTTGAAAGGTATTTAAATAAAGCTTCAGAAGAAGAAAAGAAAATGATAATTGAAGGTGTTCAAAAAGGATACCTCCGCTTAGATGCAGGCTATGCAAATATAATGACAAGCGATACTAACGGAGAGGAGCTTATTGAATATCTAAAATTTGGCAAAAAATATGAAAAACTAACAGGAAAGCCTATTGAGACGTTGGTACAAGTGGATGTTCCCGGAATGACTTGGGGTGTGGTTCCCGTGGCGTCAAAAATGGGGATTAAATACTGTCTTTCGTTTAATAATGGTTATGATAGAGTTGGACGTTCTACATTACATAGTTTTAAACCCTTTTGGTGGTCTGATGTCACAGGGAAAAATAAAATGCTCTTTTTACAAGCTGGGAGTTATAATCCCGGAGCCTTAATTAAAGGGCATAAATTCTGGCCTAAAATGGCAGGTCAAACAGACCCATCAAAACTATTGCAAATTGTAAAAACAGAAAATCCTCGGGAGAATTTTGTAGAACCATATATAAATAAAATCCTTCCACAATTAGAAGCATCTGATTATTACCCATATGATATTTTTGTAATGTCTTGGGCCATGGCGGATAACACGCCTATAGATGCCGATTTACCTGATGCAGTTAAGAGTTGGAATGAAGAATATGCATACCCCAAATTAGTGATTGCAGGAGCAACGGATATTTTAAAAACGTTTGAAAGAAAGTATGGAGATGATCTACCTGAATTAAAAGGGGATTTTACAGAACATTGGACAGACGGTCTAGGAACAGCTGCAAGGCAAACCGCTATAAATAGAGAAACAAAAGAACGCTTGCTTCAGGCAGAAACCTTGTGGACCATGTTAAAACCAACAATCCCTGTTAATAGAGAAAAATTTGATGAAGCATGGAGAAATGTTATTCTAGGGACAGAACATACCTGGTGTTATATGGTACCAGATCAGCAGCCACTTTCAGGTGAAATCTTAGATGTGAAATTTGATCATTTTGAAAAGTCTAAAAAATTCAGTCAAGAATTATTATTGGAGGCCTTAGATGCAGTAGCAAAAAAAGATAGTGAAGTTTTTGGGGTATTTAATACACTATCATGGAATCGTTCTGGTGTCGTAAAGGTCCCTGCTGGACAAAGTAAAAATTATAATAGTGTTTTAAACGAAAAAGGTGTTTTTGTGGAATCACAAAAACTTTCAACAGGAGAGCTATTGTTTTATGTAAAAAATATTCCTGCTTACGGTACAAAAAAGTATCGTTTGACTCGTACAGATAAAAAAGCAAGTGAAATCCTAGCGAAAGAGAACGTTTTAGATAATGGTATAGTAAAAGTTACTATTGATAATGAAACAGGGGATATATCTAGTATCGTTAGAGATGGTGAAGAGTTTGTAAAACAAGGAAGCGGATTTTCGGTTAACAATTATAAATACTTAAAAGGAAACGATAGTCCAGATAAAGCTTTTGGAACAAGTAATAGCGCATACTCTATTAAAGAAAATGGACCGTTAGTGGCTACAATAGTTGTAGAATCTGATGCAGAAGGAGCAAATAAATTAATTAGAGAGGTTACTGTAATTAAGAATGAACCCTATATTGAAATCAATAATATTGTTGATAAGATAGATATAAAGGATAAAGAAGGTGTTCATTTTGGTTTTGCTTTCAATATGAAAAACCCAAAAATGGTAGCCGATATTCCATGGGGAAAAATAGAAATAGATAAAGAACAACTTTTAGGAGCTAATAGAAACTGGATTACTGTTAGGCGTTGGGTAGATATTTCTGAAGGAACTAAAAGTGTGGCTTGGACTTCCTTGGATGTGCCTGTATTTGAGGTTGGTGACATTAGAGCTAATATTATTGGATCTGCTTCCGAATCTAAGGAGTGGGTGCCAAAACTAGAGCCGAATGGTATAATCTATTCTTGGGCGATGAATAATCATTGGCATACCAATTTTCAATTAAGTCAAAAAGGTAGACATAGTTTTAAATATGCTATCCTTCCTTATAATACTGAAAGTAATATTGCTTTGGCTAACCATTTTGGAAATGAGCAGTTTCAACCGCTAGTTGTATCAGCCATTGAAAAAGGGGTAGATGAGACATCATTATTAGAAATTATAGGTAATCCTTTAGTGTTTTCTACTGTTTTCAAAACAAGTGAAGATGGTAAATCTGCATTAATACGATTACGTTCTTTATCTGATAGAGATGAATTGGTTGACTTAGATTGGAAAAGTAAAAAACCATCAGGTGTGTACAGTTACAATATGAGAAACGGTAATCAAGGAGAACATCTGAAGGGCAAAATAACTGTACCAGCATTGGATTTTTTAACCTTAAAAGTGGTTTGGTAA
- a CDS encoding GH92 family glycosyl hydrolase: MIRRKIILIGFVTILSFNISCLPQAEKKETNYAQFVDPFIGTQNEGHCFPGATAPLGMVQVSPESYTEHYEGYEMDHVTGYQYNDPKIIGFTQTHLNGVGCPSMSDILLMPYCIKNIDPSSRVNFGSTYNKKNEKASPGYYKVYLDDNQVNVELTATEHTAYHRYLFDNQESARLLVDLQYGVSWDINSIASNVLEAFQQFGDDYTLVGYRKGSVWAERDLFYVIKFNKRIVKKQSLIAPGNKDEKAPRYIIEFDMDDSKTLEVQIGVSTVGIKEAKDNLESEINSWDSFDQIRTQTNKKWNDILKKIEIEGDEGKKTAFYTSLYHLYIQPNNIADVGGKYRDSENEVEKASCGKYYSTLSLWDTYRAANPMYTILSPDLVSDMLTSMLDSYNNMTIDPQNPKEANKYLPRWQLWGKETHTMVGNHAVPVFVDAYLKGIKPSQYTDEQAFDAIWSSVTLPHYRNHVELTDSFGYIPYDVQLSSIDDGRETVSRLLENIYDDYCAGLFADKLGKKAESDFLKNRSSYYKNVYDPVSGFMRGKNSKGEFKKDVDVSEVVGEWLEGSDFTEGNAYHYLFHVQHDIPGLLKLMGGNDVFVEKLDSMFYSNSKPEVKTLVWKINGTMGQYWHGNEPCHHVPYLYKYTNQPYKTDKIIKTLVDDYYHNKPDGLMGNDDCGQMSSWYMFSSLGFYPVNPCGGKYILGAPQLKKAVINLPNDKEFRIQAKNLSEENYIVQSITLNGNLLNRNYITHKEVINGGVLSFEMGATPSN, from the coding sequence ATGATACGAAGGAAAATAATTTTAATTGGATTTGTTACAATACTAAGTTTTAACATTTCATGCTTGCCTCAGGCAGAAAAAAAAGAAACTAATTATGCACAATTTGTTGATCCATTTATTGGAACTCAGAATGAAGGACATTGTTTTCCTGGAGCTACAGCCCCATTGGGTATGGTACAAGTAAGCCCTGAGTCTTATACCGAGCATTATGAAGGATATGAAATGGATCATGTAACGGGCTATCAATACAACGATCCAAAGATTATCGGATTCACGCAAACGCACCTAAATGGTGTTGGATGTCCGTCAATGTCAGATATTTTATTAATGCCTTACTGTATTAAAAATATAGACCCATCATCTCGTGTTAACTTTGGATCGACTTACAATAAAAAGAACGAAAAAGCATCCCCTGGATATTATAAAGTTTATTTGGATGATAATCAGGTAAATGTAGAATTAACTGCTACTGAACATACTGCTTATCATCGCTATTTGTTTGATAATCAAGAATCAGCTAGGCTCTTAGTTGATCTTCAATATGGTGTGTCATGGGATATTAATAGTATTGCTAGCAATGTCCTTGAGGCATTTCAACAATTTGGAGATGATTACACATTAGTAGGCTACAGAAAAGGAAGTGTTTGGGCGGAAAGAGACTTATTTTATGTGATAAAGTTCAATAAGAGAATCGTAAAAAAACAAAGCCTAATAGCACCTGGAAATAAGGATGAGAAAGCGCCACGTTACATCATTGAATTTGATATGGATGATAGCAAAACTTTGGAGGTTCAGATTGGAGTTTCAACAGTTGGGATTAAGGAAGCTAAAGATAACTTAGAATCTGAAATAAATTCATGGGATAGCTTTGATCAAATTCGTACACAAACCAATAAAAAATGGAATGATATTCTTAAAAAAATTGAGATTGAAGGAGACGAGGGTAAGAAAACAGCATTTTATACGTCATTGTATCATTTATATATTCAACCGAATAATATTGCTGATGTAGGCGGAAAATATCGGGATTCTGAAAATGAAGTAGAAAAAGCTTCTTGTGGAAAATATTATTCAACATTATCTTTATGGGATACCTACAGGGCAGCAAACCCAATGTACACTATTTTAAGCCCTGATTTGGTGAGTGATATGCTTACTTCAATGTTAGACAGTTATAACAATATGACTATTGATCCTCAAAACCCGAAAGAGGCAAATAAATATTTGCCACGTTGGCAATTATGGGGTAAAGAAACACATACTATGGTTGGGAACCATGCAGTTCCTGTCTTTGTAGATGCCTACCTAAAAGGGATAAAACCCTCACAATATACCGATGAACAAGCTTTTGATGCAATTTGGAGTTCTGTTACTTTACCTCACTATCGTAATCATGTTGAACTTACCGATTCTTTTGGCTATATACCGTACGATGTTCAATTATCAAGCATAGATGATGGTAGAGAAACGGTTTCGAGGCTTTTGGAGAATATTTATGATGATTATTGTGCAGGATTATTTGCAGATAAACTAGGTAAGAAAGCAGAGTCTGATTTTCTTAAAAATAGATCAAGCTATTATAAAAATGTCTATGATCCGGTAAGCGGTTTTATGAGAGGTAAAAACTCGAAAGGAGAGTTTAAAAAAGATGTAGATGTTTCTGAAGTGGTTGGTGAATGGTTGGAAGGTTCAGATTTCACGGAAGGAAATGCATACCATTATCTATTTCATGTGCAACATGATATTCCTGGTTTGTTGAAACTAATGGGAGGTAATGATGTTTTTGTTGAGAAACTAGATTCGATGTTTTATTCAAATTCTAAGCCAGAGGTTAAAACATTGGTTTGGAAAATTAATGGAACTATGGGGCAGTATTGGCATGGCAACGAACCTTGTCATCATGTTCCATACCTATATAAATATACCAATCAACCATATAAAACAGATAAAATAATAAAGACTCTTGTTGATGATTATTATCACAATAAGCCAGACGGGTTAATGGGAAATGATGATTGTGGCCAGATGTCATCTTGGTATATGTTTTCTTCATTAGGATTTTATCCAGTAAACCCTTGCGGTGGTAAATATATTTTAGGCGCTCCGCAACTTAAAAAAGCCGTTATTAATCTTCCAAATGATAAGGAGTTTAGAATTCAGGCTAAAAATTTAAGTGAAGAGAACTATATCGTCCAATCTATTACCCTGAATGGGAATTTGTTGAACAGAAATTATATTACGCACAAAGAAGTTATTAATGGAGGAGTATTATCTTTTGAAATGGGAGCAACTCCTTCAAATTGA
- a CDS encoding AraC family transcriptional regulator — protein sequence MKLHLLNRDSLKYTSFSTEKHSFPYFLKVWHYHPELELVFSQKGSGTRFVGDSIEQFNTGDIVLIGKNLPHMWLSDKVYFEASPKLISESIVFHFKEDFLGDVFFKTPEMVSIAKLIERSKYGIKFLNTDKKIALLIAETLNKKGFDKMWKFLKILDLLSKHSDYELLASKGYVDTNDLQDNKNFTKVYEYIFKNFNSKINLNSVAKIAHMNASAFSRSFKRLNHKPFSRYLNEIRIGYACKLLLEEKYSITFICYESGYNNLSNFNRQFKLITGTTPSNYLTLRKNSIGLSKV from the coding sequence ATGAAATTACATTTACTAAATAGAGATAGCTTAAAATACACTTCTTTTAGTACAGAAAAACATTCTTTCCCTTATTTTTTAAAAGTATGGCACTACCACCCGGAATTGGAATTGGTGTTTTCTCAAAAAGGTAGTGGCACAAGGTTTGTTGGAGATAGTATCGAGCAATTCAATACAGGAGATATCGTACTAATTGGGAAAAATTTACCACACATGTGGTTAAGTGACAAAGTCTATTTTGAAGCATCTCCCAAGCTTATTTCGGAATCTATTGTGTTTCATTTTAAAGAAGATTTTTTGGGTGACGTTTTTTTTAAAACTCCTGAAATGGTTTCTATAGCTAAGCTTATTGAAAGATCAAAATACGGAATCAAATTTTTAAATACAGATAAGAAAATTGCACTTTTAATTGCTGAAACTTTAAATAAAAAGGGATTTGACAAAATGTGGAAATTCCTCAAGATTTTAGATTTATTATCTAAACATTCTGATTATGAATTATTAGCTAGTAAAGGATACGTAGATACTAATGATTTACAGGACAATAAAAATTTCACCAAAGTATATGAGTATATTTTTAAAAACTTCAATTCTAAAATTAACCTAAATAGCGTTGCAAAAATTGCTCACATGAATGCTTCTGCGTTTAGCCGCTCTTTTAAAAGGTTAAATCATAAACCGTTTTCCAGATACCTTAACGAAATTAGAATCGGATATGCTTGTAAACTATTGTTAGAAGAAAAATACAGTATTACTTTTATATGCTACGAATCCGGATATAACAACCTTTCCAATTTTAACAGACAATTCAAATTAATAACTGGTACAACTCCCAGTAACTATTTAACTCTAAGGAAAAATAGTATAGGCCTTTCTAAAGTATAA